A stretch of DNA from Candidatus Obscuribacterales bacterium:
CCTACACTCCCTGCCCTACTAACGTGGCTGTTCAGCCGCCGATTAAGGGCGAAATGATAGAGTTAAGAGGCAGGTCTATGTCTAGTCTCAAGTTTTAGTTGGAATTGTTGAGTGGTACCTATGGTGAACCTTCTGATTATTGCCCTGGCAGTTGTTTATGCAGGTGGCATCTGGAAATTTTGGGCTGGGTTTCACCGCACCAACTTTAGCGGTGGTCGTCTCTACCTATCCCTGATGTGGCCAGTGCTGCTGGTGGCCAACAAGTCCTATCGCCAAAACTTTACGAAGGCCCTCAAAGGCTAAGCCCGTATCAGCATTTGCGCCCTTGGATAGGGCTGGTTGCCCTAGCACTCCCGAGACATAAAGGGGGTAGGAGCTCTGTGGGTTCCGGGATGACTAAGATCAAGGTCTTAGATCGTGGCACAGCTTGAATTTTGTTACTGAGGTGGAAGCAGCAGGATGCCCTGGGATGATTCTTCATTGGCCGGCGCGTTGGGGGATATGGGCGATCGCTCGTCCTGGTACAACCAAATTGATGCCGTGGCGGAGCGGTTCAACCGTGAGTATCAAGGTCAGCCTTTTGATCTACCAGCGGAAGTGGAAGCGATGCCCATTTTTCGCGACTGGACATCTGGAGGGCTCACGTCTCGGATTGCCGCTCCCTTTTGGAAACTGGTGCAGCCCAAGAAAAGTCAGCGTTGCCTCGATGTGGGCTGTGGCGTCAGTTTTTTAATCTACCCATGGCGCGATTGGAATGCCTTTTTCTATGGGCAAGATATCAGCGCCATCGCCTGCGATAGCCTGAACTCCCGCGCCCCACAGCTCAATTCCAAGCTGTTTAAGGGCGCGGTCAAGGGGCCGGCCCATCAGTTGCAGTATGAGGATCAGCAGTTTGATCTCGCGATCGCCACTGGCTTCAGTTGCTACTACCCTTTGGATTATTGGGAAGCGGTTTTAACCGAAATGCGGCGGGTGCTGAAGCCCGGCGGCACCCTGGTATTTGATGTAGTGAACCCAGAATCGGCCCTGGCAGAGAATTGGGCTATTCTGGAAACCTACTTGGGAGCCGAGGTGCTGTTGACGGAGCTAGGAGAGTGGGAGGCGCTGCTGAAGCGATCGAACACCAAGGTGCTCAAAACTTTAGACCATGAGCTATCTCGGCTCTATAGTCTACAGTTTCTACCCTAGATCATCCCTCGATCATCCCCAGATTCATCCGGGTGCTCACCGGCTTCCCCAGCGATCATGGCGCAGATGGCGTCGGACAAGTCACTGAGGTCGGCAGGGGTGGGCTGGAGATAGGCCTGGGGGGCTGCAGCGTAGCGTTGGGCCATCTCCCGTTGGCTGGCGCTGGCTGTTGGAGTCTGTACCACCAGCAGGGGCTGCTTCAGCCAGGGAATCCGCTCAGTCAGCAGTTCTGCCTGCAGTTCGGGCCAGCGTCGCTGGAAAAGTAGACGACAGCCCGCCGGCGATCGCTTCAGGGTTTGGTACGTTCGGTGGTGCGATCGCCATTGCGACTGCTTGCCCAGCAGCCAAGCGAAAGGACGCAGCAGCCACAGAAGTAACGTCCAGATGGGAAAGGAACCGACCCATCCCCGCGCTCGTCGCCAGGGATAGCGATGGTTGTCTAGCTCAACCCCCTCAGGGTCAATCAGCACCAAACCACTCACTTGATGGGCATACTGCAGGGCATAATTCGCCGCAACCCAGGCACCAACGGAATGACCGACGAGATAGACCTGAGAAATGCGCAGGGTATCCAGGTAGTCGGCCAAGCATTCCGTTTCTAGAGCAATGGAGTAGTGGCCTAGCCGTTCTGACTCACCAAACCCCAACAGGTCAGGCGCGATACAGTGGAAGCGATCGCTCAAGCTATCCAGCAAAGGAGCCCATTCACCACTATCGCTCCAAGCTCCATGTAGAAATATGATGGTGGGGCCAGTGCCTACTTCCTTCCAAAAGAGCTGGCCTTGGGGCAGGCGAATACGAGCGTTGCGGATTGGTAGAGTCATCCTAGCTGAGTGAAAGGGTCGGTCACTATCCTGTGACGATCCATTATGCCAGGCTGCATGCCCAGACGGGAGGGTGGATACCCCTAGCTCAGCTTGGCGGTGCATTCTAGAATCAGCTTTTGGTTGATCAGGGCATAGGGCTGAACCGCCAGGGCTTGGCGAAAGGCCTGAATGGCGGCGATGTAGTTACCCAAGGCCATATGACTCAGACCCTTACCATGCAGTGCGCCAAAGTGGACGGGCATGAGTTCTATGACGCGATCGCAGTCGAGGAGCGATTTCTGATAGTCTCCGATCACGTAGTAGAGCACAGCCCGACGATTCCAAGCTTCCACAAAGTCAGGCTGGGCGGTGATAATTTCGGTGAGCATGGCTTCCGCCTGCTGATGCTTGCCAGCAATCAAGAGCCCCTGGCTTTCTTCGAGCTGTTGCAGCCCTTGGATTCCCTTTTGACGAAACCAGCATTGCCAAAGCGATTGGGTAGCGCGGGTACGGGTGGCTTCCTGGGTGCTTTTTAGGTCGTCCAGAAACGTCTTAATATCTTGATGATTCATGGCATCCTGTCCCAAGGTAGGGTGTGAGTTGAGTCCATAGCAGGCACCAGTTCCTGTCATGCCACTAGAGTGGTGCCCTATGCGATCGGTTGAGCAACCGCTCCACCTTAGGCGGGGATGGCTGGCTCTAATCCGAGGGTTTGAATCAAGCGATCAACGTCGAAGTGCTTGTCCATCAGGTCGAAGACACATTTCACCTTGATGGTTTCATGGAGGCGCACTTGCCCAAATGCATGATCGATGATTTCAACCGTGGTGAGGGTATCAAGGTCTACCGATAGGATCGGAATTTCTAGATCTTCTGCTCGGCTGAGAATGCTAGGGGCAGGCGGCAGATGACCGGTCAAGATCAGGCATTGGGTGGAGGTTTCTAGGGCAGCAAGCTGGAGATCGGTGCGATCGCCCCCGGTGACAACGGCCATATTCCGCGCTTTACGGAAGTACTTGAGGGCGGAGTTGACGTTCATCGCCCCAATGGTCAAGCTTTCCACCATCAAGTCGAGGCGATCGCGGCAGCAGAGAACCTCGGCATTCAGGCGATGGGTAAGTTCTCCCACACTGACGCTGCGCAGGAGTTCGCTGTGGGGCAAAATGCCAAATACAGCAATGCCATTGGCTTCTAGAAAAGGCTTAACTTGACTGTCTACCATCTCAATCTGGTCGGCAGGCACATCGTTGAGAATCACGCCTGCTAAGGTATCGCCCAGATGCTGCTGGGCAGCAAGAATTGCATCAATGGCCAGCACTGAATGAAAGCGAGCTGTCAGAACAACGGCAGCGCCTAGAACCTGCGCTGTTTGGGCCAGGGATACGTCAAACAAATGCCCTTCATGGAGTGTTCCAGCTCCCTCCAAAAGCACCAGATCACCCACGGAGGTTTGCATGTAGTGTTTGAGGGCCTGCTGATAGTCCTTGGCATCATGGCCATGCAAGCGCTGGGTAATGCTGGCATCATCCAACCGCAACAGGGTGGGCAGGAGGCGATCGCTGGGTAGTTGGAGAGCCTCGCCAATAAACCGCACATCTTCGTCGATCTGATCCATGCTGGATTCACTGGGGCAGGTGCCAAGAGGCTTGCCGTAGCTAATGTCTAGCCCCTTATGACGAAGCTGATGGGCAATGCCTAGGGTGGCGGCAGATTT
This window harbors:
- a CDS encoding class I SAM-dependent methyltransferase; translated protein: MPWDDSSLAGALGDMGDRSSWYNQIDAVAERFNREYQGQPFDLPAEVEAMPIFRDWTSGGLTSRIAAPFWKLVQPKKSQRCLDVGCGVSFLIYPWRDWNAFFYGQDISAIACDSLNSRAPQLNSKLFKGAVKGPAHQLQYEDQQFDLAIATGFSCYYPLDYWEAVLTEMRRVLKPGGTLVFDVVNPESALAENWAILETYLGAEVLLTELGEWEALLKRSNTKVLKTLDHELSRLYSLQFLP
- a CDS encoding alpha/beta fold hydrolase, which encodes MTLPIRNARIRLPQGQLFWKEVGTGPTIIFLHGAWSDSGEWAPLLDSLSDRFHCIAPDLLGFGESERLGHYSIALETECLADYLDTLRISQVYLVGHSVGAWVAANYALQYAHQVSGLVLIDPEGVELDNHRYPWRRARGWVGSFPIWTLLLWLLRPFAWLLGKQSQWRSHHRTYQTLKRSPAGCRLLFQRRWPELQAELLTERIPWLKQPLLVVQTPTASASQREMAQRYAAAPQAYLQPTPADLSDLSDAICAMIAGEAGEHPDESGDDRGMI
- a CDS encoding tetratricopeptide repeat protein, with product MTGTGACYGLNSHPTLGQDAMNHQDIKTFLDDLKSTQEATRTRATQSLWQCWFRQKGIQGLQQLEESQGLLIAGKHQQAEAMLTEIITAQPDFVEAWNRRAVLYYVIGDYQKSLLDCDRVIELMPVHFGALHGKGLSHMALGNYIAAIQAFRQALAVQPYALINQKLILECTAKLS
- a CDS encoding phosphotransacetylase family protein codes for the protein MPKSAKYLLIGSTEAYSGKSAATLGIAHQLRHKGLDISYGKPLGTCPSESSMDQIDEDVRFIGEALQLPSDRLLPTLLRLDDASITQRLHGHDAKDYQQALKHYMQTSVGDLVLLEGAGTLHEGHLFDVSLAQTAQVLGAAVVLTARFHSVLAIDAILAAQQHLGDTLAGVILNDVPADQIEMVDSQVKPFLEANGIAVFGILPHSELLRSVSVGELTHRLNAEVLCCRDRLDLMVESLTIGAMNVNSALKYFRKARNMAVVTGGDRTDLQLAALETSTQCLILTGHLPPAPSILSRAEDLEIPILSVDLDTLTTVEIIDHAFGQVRLHETIKVKCVFDLMDKHFDVDRLIQTLGLEPAIPA